A segment of the Agromyces sp. H17E-10 genome:
ACCTGCAGCCCTACTTCCGCGATCGGTTCGGTATCGGCGACGCACTGCTGCCGAACTCGACCAGGGCGCACCGGCAGGCGCTCACGCTCCCCCTGTACGAGCAGCTCGACGAACGTGATCTCGAACTCGTGCGCGACGCCCTCGTCGCGAGCATCGCGGAGTCCCGCGGGCGATGACGAGCGCGCTCACGCGACACCAGCGGCGCCTGACGACGGTGGCGTACGCACTGTTCGCCCCCGTCGGCTGGTTCCGCCGCAAGGTCGACTGGGTCGTCGGCGTCGAGGAGGTCGCGTCGGTCACTCGGCACCTGGCCGACGCCATTCCCGGATCGGTGAGCGTCGTGCAGCAGCCGCACCCGTTCTACGACGTCGACTACGACGTCGTCATCCGCGACGACGAGGGCCGATGGGGACGGTTCCGTCGGCTCTACGGCGGAGCGATCGTGTTCGCGTGGCTGCTGCGCCGCGCCCGCGGTTTCGTGTACGTCGGTCGCGCCGGGTTCCTCGACATCGTCGATGACGAGCGACGGTTCGAGTTCGCGTTCCTGAAGCGCCGCGGCAAGCGGCTCGTCACGTACTTCACGGGCACCGACATCCGATCGCTCCGGCTCATGTGCGAGCTCGCCGACCGCACGGGCCGGCCGAACGTCGGCTCCAAGCTCGCCGAGGCACGGCCCGAGCTCCTCACGGACCAGTACGAGGAACCGGTCCGCCGGCGGGCAGCAGTGGCCGACGAATTCTCCGACGCGATCTTCTCGATGTCGGTCGACCAGACGTCCTACCTCACGCGTCGGACTCACCCCTTCCTCTACTTCCATCCCGACGCGAACTTCACGGACGACTTCTCGCGATTCGACGCCCCCGAGCGCATCGTGGTCCTGCACGCGCCGTCGAACCCGACGGTGAAGGGCACGGCGCTCGTGCGTGAGGCGATGAACCGCATCTGCGCCGAGCGCCCGAACGTCGAGTACCGCGAGCTCACGAACGCCTCGAACACCGAGGTGCTCGCCGCGATCGACGAGGCCCACATCGTGCTCAACCAGTTCTACGCATACGTGCCGGGTGTCTTCGGCATCGAGGCGATGGCCCGCGGTGCCGCCATGCTCTGCAGTGCCGATCCCCGGCTCGAGCCCGATCTCGGGTCCGAGGCCACCGGCGCCTGGCTGGTCACCCCGCACGAGCACATCTACGAGCAGGTCTCGGCATTGCTCGACGACCCCCGACGCATGCGCGACCAGGCGGTCAGGGGCAATCGCTGGGCGCGCGATCACGCGTCGGAGTCGGCGTCGGCTTCGGCGCTCGCCCGGGTGCTCGACGAGATCGCGGACGGCGGCCGCTGACGCGGCGCCTCAGGCCGCCGTGCCCCCGCGCGCGATCAGCCTGCGATAGGCGACCTTCCGCACCCGCTCCGGCACGAACCGGTACACGCCGCGCACGGTGACGTTGCGCACGTACTCCCAGCGGCTCGTGAACCGGATGCGGCGCAGCGCGCGCTGCAGCTCGAGCTCGCTGCGCCACTGGGCGCGCCCGCCTCGGCGGGCGTAGGCGCCCGCGCCGACGCGGTACATGACGAGCGGGTCGGCGAGGTTCTCGACGGATGCTCCGGTGTCGATCATCCTCGCGAACAACCAGTAGTCCTCCATGAGCCCGAGGGGCTGGTACCCGCCGGCCCGTTCGACGGCGGTGCGCCGGTACATCACGGTCGGGTGGCTGAACGGATCGTGGAACCGCGCATAGCGCGAGATCTCGTCGTGGCCGGTGCGCGGTGTCCGGCGCGCGACGATCGCCCCGCCGTCGTCGAGGAACTCGAACATGCCGGTGCCGACGAGGTCGGCGCCGCCCTCGATCACCGGGAGCTGCTTGGCGAAGCGCTCGGGCAGGGAGATGTCGTCGGCGTCCATGCGGGCCACGATCTCGTGCTCGCACAGCGTCAGTCCGAGGTCGAGCGCACGCGCGAGCCCGACGTTCTCGTCGAGGGCGTGGTGCGTGACCGGCACCGGGCTCTCGTCGACGACGCGGTCGATCGCCGCCGACAGTTCGTCGTCGACGGGTCCGTCCTGCACGAGCACGACCTGGGCCGGCCGCACCGTCTGCTCGCCGACCGTCGAGGTGAAGGCCTTCGCGAAGTGCGCGGCGTCGTCGCCGCGGTAGACCGGCATGAGCAGCGAGAACGGCGCGCTCACGTCGGTTCCACCAGGCGCACGGCGTCGGTCGCCCGCCCGAGTCCGTCGAGCGACATCGCGTTGGGGCGGGGCCTCGTGCGAGTGCCGTCGCGGTAGCCGCGCTTCCAGCCGTCGCGGAGCACGGCACGGTCGTCCGACCGCGTGAACGTGCGGATCCATCGGCGGACGCTCGACGCGCCGTAGACGAGCTTCTCCCCCGCCGACAGGCTCGACGAGCGACGGAACATCCAGAGCTTGTTGCGCACCTCGTAGTAGAACCGCGGACCGGGGTCGGCGTCGGTCGCCCCGAGCACCCTGGTCTTGTGCACGACGACCGACGACGGCACGTGCACGCCACGTCGGCCGCGCAGCACGCGGGTGGAGTATTCGAAGTCGTCGTTCCAGATGAAGTAGTCGGCGATCGGCAGCCCGATCTCGCGCACGACGTCGGCGCGCACGAGCATCGAGACGAACGAGGTGCTGCGAATCGGGATGCCTCCGCGGCGCGCCGCGGCGATGCGCTCGTCGCGGTCGACGAAGGGCTTCTCGCGGGGCGTGTTCATCGGATGCTCGGTGCCGTCGTGCCAGACGACGCGCGAGCCCGCGGCGACGAGGTCGGTGCCGTCGACCGCGCCGACGAGCTCGGCGAGCGCCGAGGCGGTCGGCACCGTGTCGTCGTCCATGAGCCAGAGCCAGTCGGGGTCGTGATCGGCGAGCGCGACCGCCATGCCCGCGGCGAACCCGCCGGCGCCGCCCGTGTTCCGCGGCAGCGAGACGAGGTCGACGAGATCGCCGGCAGCGCGGGCGACCTCGGCGGAGTCGTCGGTCGACGCGTTGTCGACGACGACGACCTTCGCGAGCGGCAACTGCTGGGCCGCGAGCGCGCCGAGCACCTCGGCGAGGAGGGCCGCCCGGTTGTAGGCGACGACGACGGCGACGACGCGTGGGGGCACTGGTGACGGACTCATCGACTCTCGCTGATCTCGGCTGACGGGCCCGTGGCTCGCGACGGGCTCCCTGACTATCTTGCCCTGTCCGGGCGCACGGGCTTTCCACAGCATGCGGCTCTCGCCGGATTCTCGGAAAGGCGCGCGATAGATTGGAGGGTCGCCTGTGACGCTCGAAGGAGGGGCATGCCCACGACGCTTCGGATGATCGTCGACCAAGTGGTCGCGCCGGTGCCCGGTGCGCTCGGCCGCTACACCGAGGCGCTCACCGAGTCGCTCATCGCGGCGACCCCGCCCGGTTGTCAGGTCGAGGGCGTCGTCTCGTCGTCGCCGCCGGCCGACTACGACCGGCTCACCGATCGGTTCCCCGGCCTGTCCGGGCTCTACAAGACGAGTCTCGCGCGTCGCGAGCTCGCCGCGGCCTGGCAGTTCGGGCTCACGACCTCACCCGGCGGCGGCATGGTGCACGCTCCCGGGCTCTTCGCCCCCCTGCGACGTCATGACCGCACGGCGGGCGACCAGACGGTCGTCACGGTGCACGACCTGCTCGCGTGGACCCACCCCGAGTCGCTCACGTCCACGAGCGTGGCGTGGCACAAGGGCATGCTGAAGCGCGCCCGCAAGCACGCCGACGCCGTCGTCGTTCCCACGCACGCGCTGGCCGAACGGCTCTCGATGGTCGCCGATTTCGGCGACCGAGTGCGCGTCATCGGCACGGCACCGCGTCTCGGGCTGAAGATGCCCCGCGACGCGGCGGACCGGGCGGCACGGTTCGCCCTCCCCGCCGACTACCTCGTCACGACCGGCTCCCTCGACCCCCGCAACGGCGTCGTCGACGTGCTCGCCGCGCTCGGCTCGCAGGGCGGCCCCGACCTGCCGCTCGTGGTGCTCGGGCCCGAGAACTGGGGCGAACTGCACCTCGCGACGGTCGCCGAGGAGGCCGGTGTCGCCCCCGGCCGGGTGCGTGCGCTCGAAATCGCCGATCCGGCCGACCTCGCGACCGTCCTCTCCGGTGCGACGGCCTACGTCGCGCCGAGCCACGACGAGGGTTCGGGCACGTCGCTCATCGAGGCGTTCCACCTCGGCGTCCCCGTGATCCACTCCGACACCCCGGCCTACGTCGAGGTCTCGGCCGAGGCGGGCCGTCAGGTCGAGGTCGGCGAGGGCGGCGCAGGCTACGCCGAGCGGCTGGCCGCCGCGATCTCCGACGTGGCCGGCGACGCCGACCTCGCCGAGCGTCTCTCGGTCGCCGGCTCCGACCGCGCCCACGCGTTCAGCTGGCGCGACTCGGCGGAGCGCGTCTGGGCGCTCCACGCCGAGATCTGACGGCGTCGGCCCCGAGGCATCCGTCTCGCCACGACCCGCACACGCCGACGACCGCCGTCGGCCGGCCTCCCCCGCCCGATCTACTCGGCCGGCTCCTCGGTCGCGGGCGGCACGACCGCGTCGTGCACGAGCTGGCGGATGTACTCGTAGTCGGGGTCGGTCGGGTCGATGCCGTTGTCGGGCGTGAGCTCGACGTGCTGCATCGGCTGTTCCTTGGTCTTCATGCCGAGGTTCACGAAGTAGCCGAGGCTCCCCTGCGGGAGGTCGGTCTTCACGGTGTCGGCGCCGGCCGCGGCGACCTCCTGGAACTTCGCGAGCACATTGGCGGGCGTGAACTGGCGCAGGATCGCCTCCTGCAGCACGCGCTGGCGCGCCATCCGCTCGTAGTCGCCGCCGGCGACGCCGTAGCGCGCCCGGCCGTACCAGAGCGCGTGGTAGCCGTCGAGGTGCTGCTTGCCCGGTTCGATCCAGCCGTCGACGCCGTTGTTGTCCTCGTCGCCGCCGATGGGGATGCGGGTCTCGACGTCGATGTCGACGCCGCCGAGCGCGTTGATGAGCGCCTCGAAGCCCTGCATGTCGATGAGCGCGTAGTACTGGATGTCGAGGCCGGTGATGCCCTCGGCCGCGTCGCGCATGCCCTCGATGCCGGGCTCGGAGCCGCGTGCGACCGCGTCGGGGTACATCTCGGGGCTCTTCAGCTCGACCTCGGTGTAGACCGAGTTGAGCTGGCAGACGTCGACCTCGCAGCCGTCGATCGCACCGTAACCCTCGGGATACACCTCGGCGAGCGGCGAGCCGTCGGGGAACGGGAAGTATTCGAGGTCGCGCGGCAGTCCGATCGTGACGGCCTCGCCGGTGTCGGCGTCGATCGACACGATCGACATGCTGTCGGGCCGCATGCCCTCCCGGTCGGGACCGGAGTCGCCGCCGAGCAGCAGGATGTTGTAGCGGTTGTTCTCGTCGGGCGGCAGGCTGGGGCCGGCCACGAACATCGACGAGATGACGCCGCTCGCGGTGAACGAGAAGTACGCACCGTACGCGGCGGCCCCCGACAGCACGATCATGACCAGCGTCGTGAGGCCGGCGAT
Coding sequences within it:
- a CDS encoding glycosyltransferase translates to MSAPFSLLMPVYRGDDAAHFAKAFTSTVGEQTVRPAQVVLVQDGPVDDELSAAIDRVVDESPVPVTHHALDENVGLARALDLGLTLCEHEIVARMDADDISLPERFAKQLPVIEGGADLVGTGMFEFLDDGGAIVARRTPRTGHDEISRYARFHDPFSHPTVMYRRTAVERAGGYQPLGLMEDYWLFARMIDTGASVENLADPLVMYRVGAGAYARRGGRAQWRSELELQRALRRIRFTSRWEYVRNVTVRGVYRFVPERVRKVAYRRLIARGGTAA
- a CDS encoding glycosyltransferase yields the protein MSPSPVPPRVVAVVVAYNRAALLAEVLGALAAQQLPLAKVVVVDNASTDDSAEVARAAGDLVDLVSLPRNTGGAGGFAAGMAVALADHDPDWLWLMDDDTVPTASALAELVGAVDGTDLVAAGSRVVWHDGTEHPMNTPREKPFVDRDERIAAARRGGIPIRSTSFVSMLVRADVVREIGLPIADYFIWNDDFEYSTRVLRGRRGVHVPSSVVVHKTRVLGATDADPGPRFYYEVRNKLWMFRRSSSLSAGEKLVYGASSVRRWIRTFTRSDDRAVLRDGWKRGYRDGTRTRPRPNAMSLDGLGRATDAVRLVEPT
- a CDS encoding glycosyltransferase gives rise to the protein MPTTLRMIVDQVVAPVPGALGRYTEALTESLIAATPPGCQVEGVVSSSPPADYDRLTDRFPGLSGLYKTSLARRELAAAWQFGLTTSPGGGMVHAPGLFAPLRRHDRTAGDQTVVTVHDLLAWTHPESLTSTSVAWHKGMLKRARKHADAVVVPTHALAERLSMVADFGDRVRVIGTAPRLGLKMPRDAADRAARFALPADYLVTTGSLDPRNGVVDVLAALGSQGGPDLPLVVLGPENWGELHLATVAEEAGVAPGRVRALEIADPADLATVLSGATAYVAPSHDEGSGTSLIEAFHLGVPVIHSDTPAYVEVSAEAGRQVEVGEGGAGYAERLAAAISDVAGDADLAERLSVAGSDRAHAFSWRDSAERVWALHAEI
- a CDS encoding LCP family protein, with product MSVAASPIRYPDVASRTVMTRRGWWLVVLNFLIPGAPQVLAGNRRLGRFGLGATMVFWVLAILTVLGWFLWRPLLFTIATTTWTLWLIAVMLVFYAVLWVVLTLDTLRLVRIVKTAPSARGWIAGLTTLVMIVLSGAAAYGAYFSFTASGVISSMFVAGPSLPPDENNRYNILLLGGDSGPDREGMRPDSMSIVSIDADTGEAVTIGLPRDLEYFPFPDGSPLAEVYPEGYGAIDGCEVDVCQLNSVYTEVELKSPEMYPDAVARGSEPGIEGMRDAAEGITGLDIQYYALIDMQGFEALINALGGVDIDVETRIPIGGDEDNNGVDGWIEPGKQHLDGYHALWYGRARYGVAGGDYERMARQRVLQEAILRQFTPANVLAKFQEVAAAGADTVKTDLPQGSLGYFVNLGMKTKEQPMQHVELTPDNGIDPTDPDYEYIRQLVHDAVVPPATEEPAE